The following are encoded in a window of bacterium SCSIO 12643 genomic DNA:
- a CDS encoding 6,7-dimethyl-8-ribityllumazine synthase, with protein sequence MATIHQNLSDYSSEDVPNGNKYTIAIIRSEWNEDITQNLADGAESALLDNGVLEENIIRHDVPGAYELPLAAQWMANKPEIDAVVCIGTVIRGETSHFDFVSQAVSQGVKDVSLKTNKPIIFGVLTDDTKQQSIDRSGGILGNKGVEAGVTALKMLGLRDQL encoded by the coding sequence ATGGCAACTATACATCAAAACCTATCTGACTATTCTTCTGAAGATGTTCCAAACGGCAATAAATACACTATTGCCATTATTAGAAGTGAATGGAATGAAGATATTACTCAAAATCTGGCAGACGGAGCCGAAAGCGCATTGTTAGATAATGGTGTATTAGAAGAAAATATCATCAGGCATGATGTTCCCGGTGCTTACGAATTACCCCTTGCTGCCCAATGGATGGCTAATAAACCTGAAATTGATGCCGTGGTATGTATTGGTACTGTTATTCGTGGAGAAACGTCTCATTTCGACTTTGTGAGCCAGGCAGTTTCCCAAGGTGTTAAAGATGTTAGTTTAAAAACAAATAAACCGATCATCTTTGGAGTACTTACTGATGATACCAAACAACAATCTATTGATCGATCTGGAGGTATTTTAGGAAATAAAGGTGTTGAAGCGGGGGTTACAGCTTTAAAAATGCTAGGTCTAAGAGACCAGCTCTAA